From a region of the bacterium genome:
- a CDS encoding 4Fe-4S dicluster domain-containing protein, translating to MNENTALDVPFMEVNGELCKGCQLCLAVCPKSVIAISEKLNSASYHPAFYTGADCTGCGLCFYACPEPGAIRVHKP from the coding sequence CGTCCCCTTCATGGAGGTCAACGGCGAGCTTTGCAAAGGCTGCCAGTTGTGCCTGGCTGTCTGCCCGAAGAGTGTCATCGCGATCAGCGAGAAGCTCAACAGCGCCAGCTATCACCCCGCTTTCTACACCGGTGCCGACTGCACCGGCTGCGGGCTGTGCTTCTACGCGTGCCCGGAGCCGGGCGCCATCCGCGTGCACAAACCGTAG